In one window of Astyanax mexicanus isolate ESR-SI-001 chromosome 18, AstMex3_surface, whole genome shotgun sequence DNA:
- the LOC103038464 gene encoding uncharacterized protein DDB_G0286299-like isoform X1, protein MDSDLAAARDKEGDDVQEAEGQTSASESEEQDTKNRKRKKKRKNTVKKKKRRLDKKKKETSGNQQLDREREEAEREKGRSKLFPDDPGRNGLMEGAGSSSPRGEGRLRGGAYASTNPDAKSTRRTREESS, encoded by the exons ATGGATTCGGATCTAGCTGCAG ctcgtGATAAAGAGGGAGATGATGTGCAGGAGGCTGAAGGCCA GACCTCAGCTTCTGAAAGCGAAGAGCAGGATACAAAGaacagaaagaggaagaaaaagaggaagaacacggtaaagaagaaaaagagacgTCTGGACAAGAAGAAAAAG GAAACATCTGGAAATCAGCAGctggatagagagagggaggaagcagagagagaaaaagggagatcCAAGCTTTTTCCAGATGACCCAGGGCGGAATGGCCTGATGGAAGGGGCGGGGTCCTCTAGTCCTAGGGGCGAAGGCAGGTTGAGAGGTGGAGCTTATGCCTCAACCAATCCAGACGCTAAGTCAACACGTAGGACCAGAGAGGAGTCTTCGTAA
- the LOC103038464 gene encoding protein FAM133B-like isoform X2, with protein MMCRRLKASRTSASESEEQDTKNRKRKKKRKNTVKKKKRRLDKKKKETSGNQQLDREREEAEREKGRSKLFPDDPGRNGLMEGAGSSSPRGEGRLRGGAYASTNPDAKSTRRTREESS; from the exons ATGATGTGCAGGAGGCTGAAGGCCAGCAG GACCTCAGCTTCTGAAAGCGAAGAGCAGGATACAAAGaacagaaagaggaagaaaaagaggaagaacacggtaaagaagaaaaagagacgTCTGGACAAGAAGAAAAAG GAAACATCTGGAAATCAGCAGctggatagagagagggaggaagcagagagagaaaaagggagatcCAAGCTTTTTCCAGATGACCCAGGGCGGAATGGCCTGATGGAAGGGGCGGGGTCCTCTAGTCCTAGGGGCGAAGGCAGGTTGAGAGGTGGAGCTTATGCCTCAACCAATCCAGACGCTAAGTCAACACGTAGGACCAGAGAGGAGTCTTCGTAA
- the LOC103038769 gene encoding splicing regulatory glutamine/lysine-rich protein 1: MDFDLTAACDKEGGDVKKAEGQQVEGIFGFGKKDKEKTEDKKSKDKEKDKEKDKDKSKDKDKGKDKEHKKSKDKEHKKHKEHKKPKEHKKKGGHSSSSSGSDDD; encoded by the exons ATGGATTTCGACCTAACTGCAG CTTGTGATAAAGAGGGAGGTGATGTGAAGAAGGCTGAAGGCCAGCAGGTGGAAGGAATATTTGGATTtggaaagaaagataaagagaagaCTGAAGATAAGAAG AGCAAAGACAAGGAGAAGGACAAGGAGAAGGACAAGGACAAgagcaaagacaaagacaaaggcaAGGACAAGGAGCACAAGAAGAGTAAAGACAAAGAGCACAAGAAGCACAAGGAGCATAAAAAGCCCAAGGAGCACAAGAAAAAGGGCGGCCACTCATCCTCTTCCTCCGGGAGCGATGATGATTAG